A genomic region of Prionailurus bengalensis isolate Pbe53 chromosome D1, Fcat_Pben_1.1_paternal_pri, whole genome shotgun sequence contains the following coding sequences:
- the LOC122482604 gene encoding olfactory receptor 52H1-like: protein MTTFNLSSFNSGPFILLGIPGLEEFHVWIGIPFFIIYLVALASNSALLYLISMERSLHQPMFFFLSMLAATDLILSNTCVPKTFSIFWLGPQEITFSGCLTQMFFLHYSFAMDSAILLAMAFDRYVAVCFPLRYTTILTRQIITKIVMAIVSRSFCIIFPCVFLLKRLPFCRTLIIPHTYCEHIGIAQLACADISINIWYGFAVPVMTVTSDLILIGISYTLILRAIFNLPSRDARQKALNTCGSHVCVILIFYTPAMFSVLTHRFGHNIPHSFHILTANLYVAIPPALNPIIYGVKTKQIREKIILPFFPKRNH, encoded by the coding sequence ATGACCACATTCAACTTGAGCAGCTTCAATTCAGGCCCTTTCATCCTACTGGGAATCCCAGGGCTGGAGGAGTTCCATGTCTGGATCGGGATTCCTTTTTTCATTATCTACCTTGTGGCCCTTGCAAGCAACAGTGCCCTTCTCTACCTTATTTCCATGGAACGCAGCCTTCATCAGCCCatgttctttttcctctccatGCTGGCTGCTACAGATCTCATCCTATCTAATACATGTGTACCCAAAACATTCAGCATCTTCTGGCTAGGTCCTCAGGAAATCACCTTTTCTGGATGCCTTACTCAAATGTTCTTTCTCCACTATAGCTTTGCCATGGATTCTGCCATCCTGTTAGCCATGGCATTTGATCGCTATGTTGCTGTTTGCTTCCCCCTAAGATATACCACTATTCTTACCCGTCAGATTATTACTAAAATTGTAATGGCTATTGTTAGCAGGAGCTTTTGCATCATCTTCCCATGTGTGTTCCTATTAAAACGACTACCTTTTTGCCGAACACTCATCATCCCCCACACGTACTGTGAGCACATAGGCATAGCCCAGCTTGCCTGTGCGGACATCTCCATCAACATCTGGTATGGCTTTGCTGTGCCTGTAATGACTGTTACATCAGACCTGATCCTCATTGGCATCTCCTACACTCTCATCCTTCGTGCCATCTTTAATCTTCCATCCCGAGACGCCCGCCAGAAAGCCCTCAATACGTGTGGTTCCCATGTTTGTGTCATTCTTATATTCTACACACCAGCAATGTTCTCTGTCCTCACCCACCGTTTTGGTCACAATATTCCTCACTCCTTCCACATACTGACTGCCAACCTCTACGTGGCCATCCCTCCTGCACTCAATCCAATCATCTATGGGGTGAAGACCAAGCAGATTCGGGAAAAAATCATCCTACCCTTCTTCCCTAAAAGGAACCATTGA